A genomic window from Pseudogulbenkiania sp. MAI-1 includes:
- a CDS encoding polyamine aminopropyltransferase, producing MPEVEISEVDGIRSLHLGSETVQSSMDVDDPVRLVLSYSRAMMGFLLFNPEPRHILQIGLGGGSFARYIDFYLRDTKSVAVDINPQVINVARAFFELPEEGERFEIVEADGADYVKIFRGSTDAILVDGFDGLQIVDALTTEDFFADCKRALAPDGVFVTNWWSGDKRYHQFIERLLGVFEGRVLELPSASHGNVAVMAFAGSPALTRFDGLKKRAEELETRFGLEFPEFVSRLRSTNQHSDNRLLI from the coding sequence ATGCCAGAGGTGGAGATCTCCGAGGTGGACGGCATCCGTTCGCTGCACCTGGGCTCGGAGACGGTGCAAAGTTCGATGGACGTGGACGATCCGGTGCGGCTGGTACTGTCGTACAGCCGCGCCATGATGGGCTTCCTGCTATTCAATCCGGAGCCGCGCCACATCCTGCAGATCGGCCTCGGCGGCGGTTCGTTCGCGCGCTACATCGACTTCTACCTGCGCGACACCAAGAGCGTGGCGGTGGACATCAACCCGCAGGTGATCAACGTGGCGCGCGCCTTCTTCGAGTTGCCGGAGGAGGGCGAGCGCTTCGAGATCGTCGAGGCCGATGGTGCCGACTACGTCAAGATCTTCCGCGGCTCGACCGACGCCATCCTGGTGGACGGCTTCGACGGCCTGCAGATCGTCGATGCGCTGACCACCGAGGATTTCTTCGCGGACTGCAAGCGCGCGCTGGCGCCGGACGGCGTGTTCGTCACCAACTGGTGGAGCGGCGACAAGCGCTACCACCAGTTCATCGAACGATTGCTCGGGGTGTTCGAGGGGCGGGTGCTGGAGCTGCCGTCGGCCAGCCACGGCAACGTGGCGGTGATGGCGTTCGCCGGCTCGCCGGCGCTGACCCGTTTCGATGGCCTGAAGAAGCGAGCCGAGGAACTGGAGACACGCTTCGGGCTGGAATTTCCCGAGTTCGTCAGCCGGCTCAGGTCGACCAATCAGCATAGCGACAACCGCCTGCTGATATGA
- a CDS encoding Gfo/Idh/MocA family protein gives MQAAHQAPITDRKIRFALVGCGRIAQNHFAALEKHAERAELTDVCDIDPVALAAAVARTGARGHASLTAMLAETQADIVILTSPSGLHPAQSIECSEAGFHVMTEKPMATRWEDGLAMVKAADRAGRRLFVVKQNRRNATLQLLKQAMEEKRFGRLYMVNVNVFWTRPQEYYDSAAWRGTWEFDGGAFMNQASHYVDLLDWLIGPVESVQAYTATLARNIEVEDTGTVSVKWRSGALGSMNVTMLTYPKNLEGSITIIGEKGTVRVGGVAVNEIQHWEFAEPHAMDDDIRHASYATTSVYGFGHPLYYDNVINVMQGKAQPETDGREGLKSLELLIAMYLSARDGRRVSLPLDY, from the coding sequence ATGCAAGCTGCCCATCAGGCCCCGATTACCGACCGCAAGATCCGCTTCGCGCTGGTCGGCTGCGGCCGTATCGCCCAGAACCACTTCGCCGCGCTGGAGAAGCACGCCGAGCGCGCCGAGTTGACCGACGTCTGCGACATCGACCCGGTAGCGCTCGCGGCCGCGGTGGCGCGCACCGGCGCGCGCGGCCATGCCAGCCTGACCGCGATGCTGGCCGAGACCCAGGCCGATATCGTGATCCTGACCAGTCCGTCTGGCCTGCATCCGGCACAGAGCATCGAGTGCTCCGAGGCCGGCTTCCACGTGATGACCGAGAAGCCGATGGCGACGCGCTGGGAGGACGGCCTGGCGATGGTGAAGGCGGCTGACCGCGCCGGACGCCGCCTGTTCGTGGTGAAGCAGAACCGCCGCAACGCGACCTTGCAACTGCTGAAACAGGCGATGGAAGAGAAGCGCTTCGGCCGCCTCTACATGGTCAACGTCAACGTGTTCTGGACCCGTCCGCAGGAGTATTACGATTCGGCCGCCTGGCGCGGTACCTGGGAGTTCGATGGCGGCGCCTTCATGAACCAGGCCAGCCACTACGTCGACCTGCTGGACTGGCTGATCGGCCCGGTGGAGAGCGTGCAGGCCTACACCGCGACGCTGGCGCGCAACATCGAGGTGGAAGACACCGGCACCGTCAGCGTCAAGTGGCGCTCCGGCGCGCTGGGCAGCATGAACGTGACCATGCTGACCTACCCCAAGAACCTGGAGGGCTCGATCACCATCATCGGCGAGAAGGGCACGGTGCGCGTCGGCGGCGTGGCGGTGAACGAGATCCAGCACTGGGAGTTCGCCGAGCCGCACGCCATGGACGACGACATCCGCCATGCCAGCTACGCCACCACCAGCGTGTACGGCTTCGGCCACCCGCTCTACTACGACAACGTGATCAACGTGATGCAGGGCAAGGCCCAGCCGGAGACCGACGGCCGCGAGGGGCTGAAGTCGCTGGAGCTGTTGATCGCGATGTATCTGTCGGCGCGCGATGGCCGCCGCGTCAGCCTGCCGCTGGATTACTGA
- a CDS encoding acyltransferase — protein MTYLVHPTSIVDDGAKIGAGTRIWHWAHICAGAVIGERCSFGQNVYVGNDVIIGDNVKVQNNVSIYDAVTLEDDVFCGPSMVFTNVNNPRSHVSRKHEYRRTLVKKGATIGANATVVCGHTIGEYAFIGAGAVVTRDVPPYALMVGSPAHRMGWMCACGERLSDMIGEHACPACGTLYDIGGNHCTPL, from the coding sequence ATGACCTATCTCGTTCATCCCACGTCCATCGTCGACGACGGCGCCAAGATCGGCGCCGGCACCCGTATCTGGCACTGGGCCCACATCTGCGCCGGCGCAGTGATCGGCGAGCGCTGCTCGTTCGGCCAGAACGTCTACGTCGGCAACGACGTGATCATCGGCGACAACGTCAAGGTGCAGAACAACGTGTCGATCTACGACGCGGTGACGCTGGAGGACGACGTGTTCTGCGGTCCTTCGATGGTGTTCACCAACGTCAACAACCCGCGCAGCCACGTCAGCCGCAAGCACGAATACCGCCGTACCCTGGTGAAGAAGGGGGCCACCATTGGCGCCAATGCGACCGTCGTCTGCGGCCACACCATCGGCGAATACGCCTTCATCGGCGCGGGCGCGGTGGTGACGCGCGACGTGCCGCCCTATGCGCTGATGGTCGGTTCCCCGGCGCATCGCATGGGCTGGATGTGCGCCTGCGGCGAGCGGCTGTCCGACATGATCGGCGAGCACGCCTGCCCGGCCTGCGGCACCCTGTACGACATCGGCGGCAACCACTGCACGCCGCTCTGA
- a CDS encoding DegT/DnrJ/EryC1/StrS aminotransferase family protein codes for MSIPFIDLKAQYQHLKADIDARIHAVLDHGQYIMGPEVAELERELAAYVGVKHCVGVADGTTALLIALMALGIQPGDEVITTPFTFIATGEMIALLGAKPVFVDIDPDSYNLDPARIEAAITPKTRAIMPVSLYGQCADFDAINAIAAKHNLPVIEDGAQSFGASYKGKKSGALSTIGCTSFFPSKPLGCYGDGGACFTDDDALAKAMREIRVHGQDRRYHHPVIGLNGRLDTIQAAVLLAKLPSFADEVAARERIGARYSALLADVARVPRLAEGCSSVHAQYTIEVDERDAVAARLKELGVPTAVHYPIPLHLQPAFAQLGQGVGSFPLAEAAGQRVLSLPMHPFLDEATQDAVVAAVRKALG; via the coding sequence ATGAGCATTCCGTTCATTGACCTGAAAGCGCAATACCAGCACCTCAAGGCCGACATCGACGCGCGCATCCACGCCGTGCTCGACCACGGCCAGTACATCATGGGGCCGGAGGTGGCCGAGCTGGAGCGCGAGCTCGCGGCCTACGTCGGTGTCAAGCATTGCGTCGGCGTAGCCGACGGCACCACCGCGCTCTTGATCGCGCTGATGGCGCTGGGCATTCAGCCCGGCGACGAGGTGATCACCACGCCGTTCACCTTCATCGCCACCGGCGAGATGATCGCGCTGTTGGGCGCCAAGCCGGTGTTCGTCGACATCGACCCGGACAGCTACAACCTCGATCCGGCCAGGATCGAGGCGGCGATCACGCCGAAGACGCGCGCCATCATGCCGGTGAGCCTGTACGGCCAGTGCGCCGACTTCGACGCCATCAATGCCATCGCCGCCAAACATAATCTCCCGGTGATCGAGGACGGCGCGCAGAGCTTCGGCGCGAGCTACAAGGGCAAGAAGTCGGGTGCCTTGTCGACCATCGGCTGCACCAGCTTCTTCCCGTCCAAGCCCTTGGGCTGCTACGGCGACGGCGGCGCCTGCTTCACCGACGACGACGCGCTGGCCAAGGCAATGCGCGAGATTCGCGTGCACGGCCAGGACCGCCGCTATCACCATCCCGTCATCGGCCTCAATGGCCGGCTCGATACGATCCAGGCCGCGGTGCTGCTGGCCAAGCTGCCGAGCTTCGCCGACGAGGTCGCCGCGCGCGAACGCATTGGCGCGCGCTATTCGGCGCTGCTCGCCGACGTGGCGCGCGTGCCGCGCCTGGCCGAGGGCTGCAGCAGTGTGCACGCCCAGTACACCATCGAGGTGGACGAACGCGACGCCGTGGCGGCGCGGCTCAAGGAGCTGGGCGTGCCGACCGCGGTGCATTACCCGATTCCGCTGCACCTGCAGCCGGCGTTCGCCCAGCTCGGTCAGGGCGTGGGCAGCTTTCCGTTGGCCGAAGCGGCCGGGCAGCGCGTGCTGAGCCTGCCGATGCATCCGTTCCTCGACGAAGCCACGCAGGACGCCGTCGTCGCCGCCGTCAGGAAGGCGCTGGGCTAA
- a CDS encoding lipopolysaccharide biosynthesis protein, with the protein MLKTAVQRLAAGGFARNVATLTGGAALAQLLPLLFAPLLTRLYSPDDFGLLAVFSAWLSNLAVIATARYDMAIVLPKEERDAERLMTLALAINLALFTVLTALLLPAYGWIAATLGAPALAPWLLVLPAGVWLAGSLQAWTSWNNRQRRYAANAQGRVAQSLGVTLAQVGTGWAGWGFAGLIAGSLAGQALALWAQARADLAARLAWLRGHRRAELATVARCYAEFPKVNTPHAFVVAFQDSLMLALLASLAGHAVVGQYALVLRVLKLPAALLGQAVSQVIFRDLAEAHAHGRAMMPLLARALAVLAAAALLPFGLLLVAGEPLFGWVFGAGWREAGVIAATLVPYLAAAFVAGPCFMVPMVIGRQRASFLFVLVGVAVNMAVFAAVFVTSRDALLAFKVMSGVMTLYFAAYVAWIFQLLRRLETQGA; encoded by the coding sequence GTGCTGAAAACCGCCGTGCAACGGCTGGCAGCGGGCGGTTTTGCCCGCAACGTGGCGACGCTGACCGGCGGCGCGGCGCTGGCGCAGCTGCTGCCGCTGCTGTTCGCGCCGCTGTTGACGCGGCTTTACTCCCCGGACGACTTTGGCCTGCTGGCGGTGTTTTCCGCCTGGCTGTCCAACCTGGCGGTGATCGCCACCGCGCGCTACGACATGGCCATCGTGCTGCCCAAGGAGGAGCGCGACGCCGAGCGGCTGATGACGCTGGCACTGGCGATCAACCTGGCGCTGTTCACCGTGCTCACCGCGCTGCTGCTGCCGGCGTACGGTTGGATCGCCGCCACGCTCGGCGCGCCGGCGCTGGCGCCGTGGCTGTTGGTGTTGCCGGCCGGGGTGTGGCTGGCGGGCAGCCTGCAGGCCTGGACCAGCTGGAACAACCGCCAGCGCCGCTACGCCGCCAACGCCCAAGGGCGGGTGGCGCAATCGCTCGGCGTGACGCTGGCGCAAGTCGGGACCGGCTGGGCCGGCTGGGGCTTCGCCGGGCTGATCGCCGGTTCGCTGGCCGGCCAGGCGCTGGCGCTGTGGGCCCAGGCGCGTGCCGATCTCGCTGCGCGGCTGGCGTGGCTGCGCGGCCACCGCCGCGCCGAGCTCGCCACGGTGGCGCGCTGTTACGCCGAATTCCCCAAGGTCAACACGCCGCATGCCTTCGTGGTGGCGTTCCAGGATTCGCTGATGCTGGCCTTGCTGGCGTCGCTGGCCGGACACGCCGTGGTCGGCCAGTACGCCCTGGTGCTGCGCGTGCTGAAGCTGCCGGCGGCGCTGCTGGGACAGGCTGTGTCGCAGGTGATCTTCCGCGACCTGGCCGAGGCGCACGCCCACGGCCGCGCCATGATGCCGCTGCTGGCGCGCGCGCTGGCGGTGTTGGCCGCCGCCGCGCTGCTGCCGTTCGGCCTGTTGCTGGTGGCCGGCGAGCCCTTGTTCGGCTGGGTGTTCGGGGCGGGCTGGCGCGAGGCCGGGGTGATCGCCGCCACGCTGGTGCCTTATCTCGCGGCGGCTTTCGTGGCCGGGCCGTGCTTCATGGTGCCGATGGTGATCGGCCGCCAGCGCGCCTCGTTCCTGTTCGTGCTGGTTGGCGTGGCGGTGAACATGGCGGTGTTCGCCGCGGTGTTCGTCACCAGCCGCGATGCCCTGCTGGCGTTCAAGGTGATGTCCGGCGTGATGACGCTGTATTTCGCGGCCTACGTGGCGTGGATTTTCCAGCTGTTGCGCCGTCTGGAGACTCAAGGTGCTTGA
- a CDS encoding DapH/DapD/GlmU-related protein — protein sequence MLERLVLRLYRLWPLLRGARLGPRARVHPSTRVTRWQALTLGENALLYWRGDALIGSRGRLTLGADSHLAPYFYLLVGDRQLSFGHNVAVGPRSLFFCHSNGIPADVPVTPFTECHVDGDIRVGDNVFIGAGCIVLPGCEIGDNVVLAAGSVAKGRLESGWLYAGSPARKVRQLC from the coding sequence GTGCTTGAACGACTCGTGTTGCGTCTGTACCGACTGTGGCCGCTGCTGCGCGGGGCACGGCTGGGGCCGCGTGCGCGCGTGCATCCGAGCACGCGGGTGACGCGCTGGCAGGCGCTGACGCTGGGCGAGAACGCCTTGCTGTACTGGCGCGGCGATGCGCTGATCGGCTCGCGCGGCCGTTTGACGCTGGGGGCGGACAGCCACCTGGCGCCGTACTTCTACCTGCTGGTCGGCGACCGCCAGCTGAGCTTCGGCCACAACGTCGCGGTCGGGCCGCGCAGCCTGTTCTTCTGCCACTCCAACGGCATTCCGGCCGACGTCCCGGTCACGCCGTTCACCGAGTGCCACGTCGACGGCGACATCCGCGTCGGCGACAACGTGTTCATCGGCGCCGGCTGCATCGTGCTGCCCGGCTGCGAGATCGGCGACAACGTGGTGCTGGCGGCGGGCTCGGTGGCCAAGGGCCGGCTCGAGTCCGGTTGGCTCTACGCCGGGTCGCCGGCGAGGAAGGTGCGCCAGTTGTGCTGA
- a CDS encoding DegT/DnrJ/EryC1/StrS family aminotransferase has translation MLLSALPRLVAGRAALRRRLRDALARLFGVDARRIVLTDTGRTALTLLLRAHGVGAGDEVIVPAYTCVVVPNQIPALGASVRWLDVSADTLGFDWNLLDAAIGPATRAVPATRAVIIPHNFGPACRVPDALRARHPQVVFLDDAAHGFASQHDGQWLGTYHDGAFFSFEYSKNLSGGIGGFVLLPEGLAVDEPSAEVGVLDQLRLLATLTGHLLAARCAQAGRVWLALARRVGLIYRSSDAEVAGGVAHPPRALPTLAAALLLPQLAALPAVLRHKQRLAERYRAALSAVPGIRQWPGAAGTHWVRYPFALPQPVADKAALARRLSAASGLAVGVWFDDVIHPAGSFRHGYVIGSAPEGERLAATVLNLPMNVAVACDARLDARLARLTAALTAYLKETAA, from the coding sequence ATGCTGTTATCTGCCTTGCCGCGTCTGGTTGCCGGCCGCGCCGCGCTGCGCCGGCGTTTGCGCGACGCGCTGGCGCGGCTGTTCGGCGTCGATGCGCGGCGCATCGTGCTGACCGACACCGGCCGCACCGCGCTGACGCTGCTGCTGCGCGCGCACGGCGTCGGAGCGGGCGACGAGGTGATCGTGCCGGCCTATACCTGCGTGGTGGTGCCGAACCAGATTCCGGCGCTGGGCGCCTCGGTGCGCTGGCTCGATGTGTCGGCCGACACGCTGGGCTTCGACTGGAACCTGCTCGACGCCGCCATCGGCCCGGCCACGCGCGCGGTGCCGGCCACGCGTGCGGTGATCATTCCGCACAATTTCGGCCCAGCCTGCCGCGTGCCGGATGCCTTGCGTGCGCGCCACCCGCAGGTGGTCTTTCTCGACGACGCCGCGCACGGTTTCGCCTCGCAACACGACGGGCAATGGCTCGGCACCTACCACGACGGCGCCTTCTTCAGCTTCGAATACTCCAAGAACCTGAGCGGCGGCATCGGCGGCTTCGTACTGTTGCCGGAGGGGCTGGCGGTGGACGAACCGTCGGCCGAGGTCGGCGTGCTCGACCAACTGCGCCTGCTGGCGACGCTCACCGGCCACCTCTTGGCAGCGCGCTGCGCCCAGGCCGGGCGCGTCTGGCTGGCGCTGGCGCGCCGGGTCGGGCTGATCTACCGCTCGTCCGACGCCGAGGTGGCCGGCGGCGTGGCGCACCCGCCGCGCGCGCTGCCCACGCTGGCCGCGGCCTTGCTGCTGCCGCAGTTGGCGGCGCTGCCGGCCGTGCTGCGCCACAAGCAGCGCCTGGCGGAACGCTACCGCGCCGCGCTGTCCGCCGTGCCGGGCATCCGGCAGTGGCCGGGGGCGGCCGGCACGCACTGGGTGCGCTATCCGTTCGCCTTGCCGCAGCCGGTGGCCGACAAGGCGGCGCTGGCGCGGCGGCTGAGTGCGGCCTCGGGTCTCGCCGTCGGCGTGTGGTTCGACGACGTGATCCATCCGGCTGGTTCGTTCCGCCACGGCTACGTCATAGGCAGCGCGCCCGAGGGCGAGCGTCTGGCCGCCACGGTGCTGAACCTGCCGATGAACGTCGCCGTCGCCTGCGATGCCCGGCTCGACGCCCGCTTGGCACGGTTGACGGCGGCGCTCACTGCTTACTTGAAGGAAACCGCCGCATGA
- a CDS encoding glycosyltransferase: protein MKLLLIGSASVHTFRYLAGIAPHVSEVHLVTSGELPECYRPANLGRVLSVDFSLKALATARRIAALIDELRPDLVHVHQANSVAWHARRALAGKDIPSVLTTWGSDVLLLPRQNRLMRQMVAANLAAADAVTSDSLHMAAVIRTLARVKRLDVLNFGMDALPEAPDLAAKPKNVLSCRLHKKLYRVDAILQGWAEVEADPVFADWTLTVAASGEESDGLKALADRLGLRRVRFTGFVPAPVLAGLYREARVFVSVPESDATSISLLEAMGHGCLPLLSNLPANLEWVLDGVNGVIAEDIARLGDALKATLRRAGDDAALAEAAVLNRRLIAAKGLHQENMRRFAAIYHDLLGTR, encoded by the coding sequence ATGAAGCTGCTCTTGATCGGCTCGGCCTCGGTGCACACCTTCCGCTACCTGGCCGGCATCGCCCCGCACGTGAGCGAGGTACACCTCGTCACCAGCGGAGAGCTGCCGGAGTGCTACCGCCCGGCCAACCTGGGCCGGGTGCTGAGTGTGGACTTCAGCCTCAAGGCGCTGGCCACCGCGCGGCGTATCGCCGCGCTGATCGACGAGCTGCGGCCCGACCTCGTGCACGTGCATCAGGCCAACAGCGTGGCCTGGCACGCGCGCCGCGCGCTGGCCGGCAAAGACATTCCCTCGGTGCTGACCACCTGGGGCTCGGACGTGCTGTTGTTGCCGCGCCAGAACCGGCTGATGCGGCAGATGGTGGCGGCCAACCTGGCGGCGGCGGATGCGGTGACCTCCGACTCGCTGCACATGGCGGCGGTGATCCGCACGCTGGCGCGGGTCAAGCGGCTCGACGTGCTGAACTTCGGCATGGACGCGCTGCCGGAGGCGCCCGATCTGGCAGCGAAGCCGAAAAACGTGTTGTCGTGCCGGCTGCACAAGAAGCTCTATCGCGTGGACGCCATCCTCCAGGGCTGGGCCGAGGTCGAGGCCGACCCGGTGTTCGCCGACTGGACGCTGACCGTCGCCGCCAGCGGCGAGGAGAGCGACGGCCTGAAAGCCTTGGCCGACCGCCTCGGCCTGCGCCGCGTCCGCTTCACCGGCTTCGTGCCGGCGCCGGTGCTGGCCGGGCTCTACCGCGAGGCACGCGTGTTCGTCAGCGTGCCGGAATCGGACGCCACCAGCATCAGCCTGCTCGAGGCGATGGGCCACGGCTGCCTGCCGCTGCTCTCCAACCTGCCGGCCAACCTGGAATGGGTGCTCGACGGCGTCAACGGCGTCATCGCCGAGGATATCGCGCGCCTGGGCGACGCCCTGAAGGCCACGCTGCGCCGCGCCGGCGACGACGCCGCGCTGGCGGAGGCGGCCGTGCTCAACCGTCGCCTGATCGCCGCCAAGGGCCTGCATCAGGAAAACATGCGCCGCTTTGCGGCGATCTATCACGATTTGCTGGGAACCCGATGA
- a CDS encoding glycosyltransferase family 4 protein, which translates to MRVCHLTSAHPRYDIRIFVKECATLARAGHDVTLIVADGQGEEIRDGVRIHDVGPKTGGRLSRMTGTVERIYRAALALRPEVAHFHDPELIPAALKLHRAGIKVVYDVHEDVPRQVLAKHWIPGAARPLVSKGVEVLEHYAARRFDAIVAATPVIRRRFAALGARAIDVCNYPILEELVRNTPWEARRNEVCYLGGISRTRGIAPIVAALPSTATRLNLAGLWSEPELKAELQQQPGWARVNDLGVLDRAGVAEVLAASKIGLVTLLPTPSYVESLPIKLFEYMAAGLPVIASDFPLWRDIVDGAGCGLLVDPADPAAIATAITALLSNDERARAMGEAGKAAVLARYSWAAEGDKLVALYRELAGGRA; encoded by the coding sequence ATGAGAGTCTGCCATCTCACCAGCGCCCACCCGCGCTACGACATCCGCATCTTCGTCAAGGAGTGCGCCACGCTGGCGCGCGCCGGCCACGACGTCACGCTGATCGTGGCCGACGGCCAGGGCGAGGAAATCCGCGACGGCGTGCGCATCCACGACGTCGGCCCGAAAACCGGCGGGCGCCTCTCGCGCATGACCGGCACCGTCGAGCGCATCTACCGCGCCGCGCTGGCGCTCCGGCCCGAGGTGGCGCACTTCCACGACCCCGAACTGATCCCGGCCGCGCTCAAGCTGCACCGCGCCGGCATCAAGGTGGTGTACGACGTGCACGAGGACGTGCCGCGCCAGGTGCTGGCCAAGCACTGGATTCCCGGCGCGGCGCGGCCCTTGGTGTCGAAGGGAGTGGAGGTGCTGGAGCACTACGCCGCGCGCCGCTTCGACGCCATCGTCGCCGCCACGCCGGTGATCCGCCGCCGCTTCGCCGCGCTCGGCGCGCGCGCCATCGACGTCTGCAACTACCCGATCCTGGAAGAGCTGGTGCGCAACACCCCGTGGGAGGCGCGCCGCAACGAGGTGTGCTACCTGGGCGGCATCAGCCGCACGCGCGGCATCGCGCCTATCGTCGCCGCGCTGCCCTCCACCGCCACCCGCCTCAACCTGGCCGGGCTGTGGAGCGAACCCGAGCTCAAGGCCGAATTGCAACAGCAGCCGGGCTGGGCACGGGTCAACGACCTGGGCGTGCTCGACCGCGCCGGCGTGGCCGAGGTGCTGGCGGCGAGCAAGATCGGCCTGGTGACGCTGTTGCCGACGCCGAGCTACGTCGAGTCGTTGCCGATCAAGCTGTTCGAGTACATGGCTGCCGGCCTGCCGGTGATCGCCAGCGACTTCCCGCTCTGGCGCGACATCGTCGACGGCGCCGGCTGCGGCCTGCTGGTCGATCCGGCCGACCCGGCCGCCATCGCCACGGCCATCACCGCGCTGCTGTCCAACGACGAGCGCGCCCGCGCCATGGGCGAGGCCGGCAAGGCGGCGGTGCTGGCGCGCTACAGCTGGGCGGCGGAGGGCGACAAGCTGGTGGCGCTCTATCGCGAACTGGCTGGGGGGCGGGCATGA
- a CDS encoding glycosyltransferase family 4 protein, protein MRILYINHYAGSPKHGMEFRPYYLAREWVRAGHEVNLVAADYSHLRQHNPTLAENYRDEDIDGIRYTWCKTPPYQGNSLKRVINIFRFLGRLMGLSKRYLKDWKPDIVIASSTYPLDTVPAAWIAHKTGARLAYEVHDLWPLTPVEVGGMSPKHPFIRLLQWAEDFGYQKADTVVSMLPCAREYMVEHGMDPAKYAVVPNGVDVAEWQGEAAPLPAEHVQALADLKAQDRFVVGYAGGHGLANALDFLLEAASLLQQDKVSFVLVGDGPDKAALQARAAELGLANVSFLPAIPKRAVPAFLAHCDALFIGWRKLPIYRFGINPNKLFDYLMAGKPVIHSVEAGNDLVREAGAGLSVGAEDPAAIAEAVRRMMTLPSAERERMGEAGRAHVLAHHDYAVLARRFLAACR, encoded by the coding sequence GTGCGCATTCTCTACATCAACCACTACGCCGGCAGCCCGAAGCACGGCATGGAATTCCGCCCCTACTATCTGGCGCGCGAATGGGTCCGCGCCGGGCACGAGGTCAACCTGGTCGCGGCGGATTATTCGCACTTGCGCCAGCACAATCCGACCCTGGCCGAGAACTACCGCGACGAGGATATCGACGGCATCCGCTACACCTGGTGCAAGACCCCGCCTTACCAGGGCAACAGCCTCAAGCGCGTGATCAACATCTTCCGTTTCCTGGGCCGGTTGATGGGCCTGAGCAAGCGTTATCTGAAGGACTGGAAGCCGGACATCGTCATCGCCTCGTCGACCTACCCGCTCGACACCGTGCCGGCAGCGTGGATCGCCCACAAGACCGGCGCGCGCCTGGCGTACGAGGTGCACGATCTGTGGCCGCTGACCCCGGTCGAGGTCGGCGGCATGTCGCCCAAGCATCCCTTCATCCGCCTGCTGCAATGGGCCGAGGACTTCGGCTACCAGAAGGCCGACACCGTGGTCTCGATGCTGCCGTGCGCCAGGGAGTACATGGTCGAGCATGGCATGGACCCGGCCAAGTACGCGGTGGTGCCCAACGGTGTCGATGTCGCCGAGTGGCAGGGTGAGGCCGCCCCGCTGCCGGCCGAGCATGTCCAGGCGCTGGCCGATCTCAAAGCCCAAGACCGCTTCGTGGTCGGCTACGCCGGCGGCCACGGCCTGGCCAACGCGCTCGATTTCCTGCTCGAGGCGGCGTCATTGCTGCAACAGGACAAGGTCAGCTTCGTGCTGGTCGGCGACGGCCCGGACAAGGCGGCTCTGCAGGCCCGGGCGGCCGAGTTGGGGCTGGCCAACGTCAGCTTCCTGCCGGCGATTCCGAAGCGCGCAGTGCCGGCCTTTTTGGCCCATTGCGATGCGCTGTTCATCGGCTGGCGCAAGCTGCCGATCTACCGCTTCGGCATCAACCCCAACAAGCTGTTCGACTACCTGATGGCCGGCAAGCCGGTGATCCACTCGGTCGAGGCCGGCAACGATCTGGTGCGTGAGGCCGGTGCCGGGCTCAGCGTCGGCGCCGAAGACCCGGCGGCCATCGCCGAAGCGGTGCGGCGCATGATGACGCTGCCGTCGGCCGAGCGCGAGCGCATGGGCGAGGCGGGCCGGGCGCACGTGCTGGCCCATCACGATTACGCCGTGCTGGCGCGGCGTTTCCTCGCCGCCTGCCGCTGA